Genomic window (Parabacteroides sp. FAFU027):
AAGTCTCCCCCGCCCGTTCCGACCTGATGGCTCTGAAAAAGGCCTCCGAAGCCTCTTCGATGATGGTCAAAGCGGCACAGTTGAGCTGCTATCCGAAGTTGAATGCATTCGGTAGCTACCAGCTTAACGACTACAAGATGGATCGTTTCAATGCCAACTCCTATCTGGTGGGATTGAAAGTTTCGTGGACCATCTTCAACGGTCTCAACAATTATCACAAGATAAACTCCAGCAAAGCGGAACTCGAAAAAGTCAACACACAGCTTCGTCAGCAGACCGACCAGAGCCAGCTCGAACTCAACAAGGCTCACCGCGACCGCATGGATCTTCTGGCAGAGATCAACCGCCAAAACGTATCGGTAGGACAGGCAGAAGAGTCACTCCGTATCCTGCAGGATCGCTACAACGAGGGATTAGTCTCCACTACCGATCTGCTGATGGCGCACTCACAACTGCTGCAACAGAAGCTTTCGCTAGCTCAAGCCATTTACGGAAATAACCTGACACTGGCTTATCTGGTGTTTCTCGGAGCCAGATAATCTGCAGATTAGCAAATTTGAGGATTTGAAAATGAATACTTCGAATAATCAATAAATATAACGATTCAACAACCGCACTCCTGCAAGTTTCCCGTCGGGGAATTTAGGGGACTTATTTATAACATTTATGAAATCACTCATATCCACAGCCTTACTGACAGTCGTCATAGGTATGACGAGCTGTTCATCCAAAGAAAAAAACGAAGCCGTAACCGACGACACCAAGCCCGTTCCGGTAGTAATTGCAACCCCATCCGGCAACAGTGGTTCCGGCATCCTCCTAAGCGGAAAGCTCGAATCAGAAAATACCGCCAACATCAGTACCCGCGTGATGGGCTACATCTCCTCCATCAGGGTAAAAGTAGGCGATCGCGTACAGAAAGGCGCTTTGCTCGCCACCATCAGCAGCAAAGACATTCAGGCGAAAAAGGCACAGGCCGTGGCGATGATTGCCGCCGCAGAAGCAGCCTATAAGAATGCTGCCAAGGACTACAACCGCTTCCAGACGTTGCACAAACAGCAAAGCGCATCAGACAAAGAGCTGGAAAACGTCACCCTGCAATACACCGCAGCCAAATCGAACCTCGAAGCGGCCCGCCAGGGATTGAAGGAGGTCAATGCCATGCTGAGCTACACTAACATCACGGCTCCTTTCTCCGGTGTCATTACCCAAAAGCTGGCCGACGAAGGTAGCATGGCAAATCCCGGAATGCCGTTGTTAATTCTGGAACAGAACGGATTGCTTCGCCTCAGTGCAACGGTTTCGGAGAGTGATATCAATCAAATAAATGTGGGAGAGGTAGCACAGGTGGACATCAAATCGACCGGCAAAAGCTTCCAGGGAAAGATAACAGAGCTAAGCCCTTCCTCCCAAGCTACCGGTGGTCAATACGTGGTAAAAATCACTATCCCGGCCAACCAGCAGAAAGAGTTACTCTCCGGCATGTATGCCAACGCCACTGTAGCCGGTAAATCAACAGGTTCTTCACAATCGGGCAGCATTCAGGTTCCGGTAGCCAGCATCGTCAATCGCGACCAGTTGACCGGCCTTTATGTGGTTTCGGACAAAAACAAAGCCTCGCTCCGTTGGGTGCGTTTGGGCAAAGTTTCAGGTGATCAGGTGGAGGTTCTTTCGGGACTGAATGCGAATGAGCGGTTCGTGCTACAAGCGGACGGAAAATTGTATAACGGAGTAACGGTCGTTGCGAAAAACTAACAGGCTGAAAGTCTGAAATAACATCAGCCCGGGGTATCGCCCCAGGAAAAGAATCCCCCGACAACCTGCGCCCTGAAAGGGCAAAATAAAAACAGATTGCCCATACAGGGTGCAAATTCTTCGAAAACATTTTACACAGGGCGTTGCCCTGTGCTGATGATACAAATGGTTTTCGGCCAATTAAAAACAACATTCTCAACTATGAAAGAAGGATTATCCGGCAAAATAGCCAACGCATTTTTAAAGTCAAAACTGACTGTACTGTTGATGATAGCCTTCCTGCTGATAGGGGCTTACAGTACATACCTGATACCGCGTGAGGAAGAACCCCAAATCGATGTGCCAATGGCCGACATCATGATCGGTTTCCCCGGTGCATCACCGCAGGAGGTGGAATCGACCATATCCGCACCACTGGAAAAAGTGGTCTCCAATATCAAAGGCGTGGAGCACGTTTACTCCACCTCGATGAAAGGCCAGGCAATGGTTTCGGTGCAGTTTTACGTGGGACAAGACATCGAACGTTCCCTCGTGAAGCTCTACAACGAGATCATGAAGAACATGGATAAATTCCCGCAAGGCGTAACCATGCCTTTGGTGAAAACCCGTGCCATCGATGACGTACCTGCATTGAGCCTCACCCTTTGGAGCGAAAAAAGCAGTGATTATGCCCTGACCCAACTAGCAGAAGTGGTGACCACCGAAATCAAGAAGATTCCCAACGTTGCCAACGTGACTATCCTCGGAGGTCGCAGCCGTCAGGTGAAAGTTGTTTTGGATAAAGATAAAATGGCCGAAAATCATGTCGATTTCCTCTCTATCAGCCAACAAATCCAGGGCAGTAACGCACAAATGACCTCCGGCAATCTGCTGAAAGCCGACACCGCATTCTCTGTGGAGACCGGCAACTTCCTGAGCAGCGCCGATGATGTGGCCAATCTGATTGTGGGTTCTAACGGCAACCAGCCCGTTTATCTCCGTCAGGTCGCTAAAGTGGAAGACGGAGCAGAAACTCCCCGCCAGTACGTGACTTTCGGTTACGGAGCGGCCAGTAAGGCAGACCAACTGAAGCACAAAGGCGAATACCCTGCCGTAACATTGGCTATTGCCAAGAAAAAAGGAGCCGATGCGATGCACCTCTCCGAGCAAATTCTGAGTAAGGTGGATCACCTGAAGAAAGACCTGATTCCGAATGACGTAACAGTGACTACCACCCGTAACTACGGGGAGTCGGCTTCTGAAAAAGTATCCGAACTGCTGATGCACCTGTTCATCGCTATTATCGTAGTTACCTTGTTTGTGATGCTGGCGATGGGCTGGCGCGGTGGATTAGTGGTCTTCCTGTCGGTTCCGGTCACCTTTGCCATGACACTTTTTGCCTACTATTTCCTTGATTATACGCTCAACCGGATTACGCTCTTTGCCCTCGTGTTTGTAACGGGGATTGTGGTGGACGACTCCATCATCATTGCCGAGAATATGCACCGCCACTTCAAGATGAAACGTCTGCCGTTCCATCAGGCTGCCATCTTCGCCATCAACGAGGTAGGAAATCCAACCATTCTGGCGACATTTACTGTAATCGCGGCAGTATTGCCGATGGCGTTCGTGTCCGGATTGATGGGACCCTACATGAGTCCGATGCCGATTGGAGCATCTATTGCGATGCTGATTTCGCTCATTATTGCATTGACCCTGACTCCTTATCTGGGTTACATTTTCCTGAGGGAAAAAGAGAAAGCCGGCAAGGAACACAAAGAGCATAAGATGGAGGACAGCAAAATCTACCGTCTGTACTACAAGACCATCGTTCCGCTGCTCGAAAACCGCAAAAAGCGCTGGACATTCATGCTCGTGACTGTAGCAATACTTTTAGGCTCTTTGACATTATTTTATACCAAATCGGTTCCGGTGAAGATGTTGCCGTTTGACAATAAGAATGAATTTCAGGTGGTGATTGATATGCCTGAAGGAACTACGCTCGAACGCACCGCTGCCATCACGCAGGAGATCTCGGAATACATCGCCAAACAGCCGTTGGTCACCAACTATCAGGGTTATGTGGGTACTTCTGCTCCAATCAGCTTCAACGGTCTGGTTCGTCACTATGACATGCGCCGCGGCGAGAATGTGGCTGATATCCAGGTAAATCTGGTGGATAAAAAAGAACGTAAAGCTCAGAGCCACGAGATTGCAAAGGGAATGCGACCTGCCATTCAGGCCATTGCGAAGAAATACAATGCTAATGTAAAAGTGGTGGAGGTTCCTCCCGGCCCTCCGGTGATGTCCACTGTGGTGGCTGAAATTTACGGTCCGGACTACAACGAGCAGATGAAAATCGCCGACCAGGTGAAACACATCGTAGCCAATACGGAAGACGTTGTCGATGTAGACTGGATGGTGGAAGCTGACCAACCGGAACTGAACTTCGACGTGGATAAAGAGAAAGCAATGAAAATGGGTATTGCTCCTGCACAGGTAGTGGCTACCGTAAGAGGCGCCATGTCGGGCATGCCCACAGGAGTGTTGCACCGTACCAACAGCTTCCAGCCGGTGAATATCCTACTGCAACTGAGTGATGCCGACAAAGCCGGACTCAACGACCTGAGCAATCTGAAAATTATCAACCGTCAGGGCATGGCTGTACCGGTAAGCGATTTAATCACTATCAAGAAAGATGTATCTCAAAAAAGCATCTTCCGTAAAGATCAGAAGCGTGTGGTGTACGTGGTGGCCGATATGGCGGGTAAACTGGAAAGTCCGTTCTACGCTATGACTAAGATTTCGGATAAACTCAAAGAGGTGAAAGTTCCTGCCGGCTATAAGCTTAACGAAGAATACAGTAAACAGCCAGAACTCGAAGACAACTATACCCTGAAATGGGACGGTGAATGGCAGATTACCTACGAGGTATTCCGTGACCTGGGCATCGCCTTCCTGATTGTGATTATCATCATCTATATGCTGATTGTCGGCTGGTTCCAGAATTTCATGGTACCTATCGTAATGCTGGCTGCCATTCCGCTCTCGTTGATCGGTATCGTGATTGGTCACTGGATCATGGGATCCTTCTTCAGCGCCACCTCCATGATTGGCTTTATTGCCTTAGCGGGTGTGATGGTGAGAAACTCGGTCTTGCTCATTGACTTTATCAATATCAGGCTGGAGGAAGGCATTTCCCTGAAACAGTCTATCATAGAAGCGGGAGCTGTTCGTACCACTCCTATCCTGCTGACCGCCGGTGCAGTTGCCTTAGGTGCGGTTGTGATCCTGTTCGACCCGATCTTCCAGGGGCTGGCTATCTCGCTGATGGGAGGTACATTTACCTCAACGCTGCTGACTTTGATTGTAGTGCCTTTGCTTTACTTCAAAATGATGCGGAAGAAATATCCGGAAAGTAAGTAAGTTCAGACCTGACAGGTTTTAAAAACCTGTCAGGTCTCATCCCCTTAAATTAAAAAAACATCTACCCCCTATGAAACTCTTAATCATCACCTCGCTCACCGACGATAAGCACGAAGTATCGAAACTTCTGCAAGAGGCTGGAATATCCATTTTTAGTGTGTCGGAAACCACCGGTTACAAACGCAATAATGGTAACCCCAACGCTCTGAACAACTGGTTTGGCAGTAAAAACGGAGAGTTTGACTCTGTTGTATTCTTCAGCTTTACCGATGCGGCATCTGCCGATGCGGCCATAGAAATGATCACATCACGTAACTGCAACGATCAGTCTCAATTTCCCATTCATGCATTTGTTTTACCCGTTGAGTCATTCAGCAAAATATAAAAGATTATGAGAGAAAGAATTATCCGTGCTGTAGCAGGGATTATGATGCTACTTAGCGTAACACTCACCCTCACCGTTTCACCCAACTGGGTTTGGCTCGGTGTATTTGTAGGAGTCAACCTTCTTCAATCTGCATTTACCCGATTTTGTCCCCTGGAATGGATATTGAAAGAGATGCGCATCGGGGAATAGCCATGTTTACCCATAGAAATACAACAAAAGCGCTGGATCAGAATGAGTCAGCGCTTTTGTTGTATAGAAAAAAGTAGAGGAAAAGTTGATACGGTTGAGTATTTTTGAACTGCCTCCAAAAAGTTATGTCTCCATCTTTTTGGAGGCAGTTCACTCCCTTAATACGATTCTGATGACGGAGGTGTAAGAGCAACCGTAGAAAAGTAGGGCGACGATAAGAAAGGATGGCATCAATTATTTCGACTTTCGTACAGGAATAAATGCTTTAGGAAGACGTCAGATCATACCTGACAATAAAATCCGGATGCTCACAACGATAAGGGAAAGCGCCAATGCCTTGATAATCATCCTGCCGTGAATCTTCCGGGATAAGTAAGCGCCCAGTTGCGCCCCCGGTATCACGCCAACCACCAGCCCTATGACCATTTTCAGAATCAGGGGATCATTGTAGGTTCCGTTGTAAATGTGAACAATCACACTCACCGTGGCCATGATGGCAAGGATAAAATGCGAAGTAGCCGTGGCAATGTGTACGGGGAAACGCAACCACTCCACCAGAGCCGGCACATGAATAATCCCACCGCCAATCCCCAGCAATGGAGAGAAATACCCCACAAAAAGGCTTAGAAATGCTCCTTTAAACATATCGTAAGCATAATCATAGGATTCATTCCACTTATCGACAAGATGTTGCTGCACCCACCCTTTATGCGAGGAAGCGGGTTTCGTGACCGCCATCTTCATGCCTCCCTTTAGGAAAAGAAAAAGCGCTAAACCGAGCAACAAGATGCCAAAAAGAATATCAAAAGTAGTTCGCGGAATGAGTCTGGTGGTAAACACACCAAGTATTGAACCAGGCACCGTTGCCAGGGCAAATGCAAAGCCTGCCTTGTAATCAACTCTTTTGGAAGACATATAGGCTACTGAACCTGACAGAGCGTTACAGGCAACCACTGCCATCGATATTGCAGTGATGGTTTCGGTGCTGAGTTCCGGATGCAATAGGATCAGGATGGGAACCAATATAAACCCACCGCCAGCACCGATTAGGGTGCCAACGGTACCGATCAGAAAGCCAAGCGGGATGATCATATAAATGCTGTCCATAATACCGCTATTTTTGTTGACACAGATTGCTAATTATGACTTTAAGAATAAGGGGGATAGTTTAGATATCCTCCTATTTATTTTGGAATATAGACTTGAATCGTATGTCTTCATTTCGAGCACACATGATCGGCGCCGTGATCGTGATGATGATCACAACCCACACCCGAATCGTTGATTCTTCCCTGCAAATAAGCCGCAATTAATTCATCTACCTCGCCTTTACAGCCTCTGATGACTTCGATTTGGCGCAAAACCAGATTCTTCATCGCACCTTCGCCCATATTACCGGCCAGCATCACTTTTACGCCTTTCTCTCTCAATTCCGCAGCGATGTTTGATTTACAACCACAGCCCTGAGGCGATGGAAGTGTTTCGGTGCTTTCGATATGGTTGTCCGCACCAATGGTATAAATGGTGTACTTCTCGCAATGGCCGAAGTGGTCGTCAACCACAGTACCCCGTGTCGGGATCGCTACTTTCATGATCTTTGTCTCCTTTTTTTAATATGTATAATTGATGATGATATCCATTTTCGCGCATCATGAACTTGCCGCAGTTTGGACAAGCGGTTTCACGGCAGGGAACGCCTTTGAGGTGAGGTTGCCGGGTTCCGCAATACACGCAGATGCAGAAACCGTTATAGAGCCCCTCTTCTTTACATTTATCCATTTGAGTTCAGTTTTCGGAGTTCGGCTGACTGGCAATAGCCGCATTGTTCGGTTTCCTCTTGCTCAATGAGCAGTTTTTTGCAGGATTCGCAACGGTACCAGTGCTCGTCTGTATGATAATTGCCCCCTTCGATAAAAATGGCTTTGCCTTCCACAAAGGCCTGAGCAATGGTCCGGCGCGCCTTTTCATAGATGCGCGTAAAGGTAGGCCTCGATACAGTCATCCGTTCAGCTGCCTGATCCTGTGTCAGCCCATCGTAGTCACACAGGCGAATTGCCTCGTACTCTTCAAAGAGCAGAATGACCGGTTCGAGCGTACTCATCGGTATGCCAAACGGCTTGAAACCCTCCATGGTAGGAGGAGCTGTTATCTTACGTTTCTGGGGCGTTCTTGCCATCTGTAATTGATTTCTGGGCTGCAAATATAGCAGTTATTATGAACATATGTTCATTTAATCACTACTTTTGCCACAGAATTAATCCGTCAGACAAATGAAACAACGAATAGAATCCAGCGAAACCCGCCAGTTTAAGGCCATATTCCCCAGCACGTTAAATGCTAACGAAACGCTCTTTGGCGGACAGGCCATGCAGTGGATGGACGAGGTGGCCTATATTACCGCCACGCGCTTTACCCGACAACGTATGTTTACCGTTAACACGGAAAATATCCGTTTCCTGAAAACAATCTCCCCGGGCTCTTTCGTCGAGGTAGTGGGACGTGTGGAGAAGGCAGGTCCGGTCAAACTGACCGTACAGGTGGAAATCTACATGGAAGAGATGTATGGCGAGAAACGCGAAAAAGCGGTGGAAGGTGCATTTGTATTTGCTGCACTTGATGATGAGAATCGTCCCCGTCGCATCAGCTATCCTATCGGGATTACAACCCACTAATTTTGGGAAATCAGAGCCACTTCTGTAAAGTAAATAATCATAAACAGTAGCTACAAAGAGTGAGGTAAAAACTGGAGTACTGCCAGTTCAATTTTCAAACTATACAAATATTATTCCAGCACATAAAACAAGGAGTTGAACAGAGATGTTATTTGTAGAACCAAAGTTCTGAATGAAAGACAAATAACGTTATGCGAAAACTGCTGATATTAACCTGCCTGATTGCTCTATTGTGTGCACAAAAAAGCTACGCCGGGCCGCCCTTCAATACCGATGATCCGGAGCCGGTTGAATACAAACATTGGGAATATTATGTTTCGACAGTAAACAACTACCAACAA
Coding sequences:
- a CDS encoding efflux RND transporter periplasmic adaptor subunit, translated to MKSLISTALLTVVIGMTSCSSKEKNEAVTDDTKPVPVVIATPSGNSGSGILLSGKLESENTANISTRVMGYISSIRVKVGDRVQKGALLATISSKDIQAKKAQAVAMIAAAEAAYKNAAKDYNRFQTLHKQQSASDKELENVTLQYTAAKSNLEAARQGLKEVNAMLSYTNITAPFSGVITQKLADEGSMANPGMPLLILEQNGLLRLSATVSESDINQINVGEVAQVDIKSTGKSFQGKITELSPSSQATGGQYVVKITIPANQQKELLSGMYANATVAGKSTGSSQSGSIQVPVASIVNRDQLTGLYVVSDKNKASLRWVRLGKVSGDQVEVLSGLNANERFVLQADGKLYNGVTVVAKN
- a CDS encoding efflux RND transporter permease subunit, whose amino-acid sequence is MKEGLSGKIANAFLKSKLTVLLMIAFLLIGAYSTYLIPREEEPQIDVPMADIMIGFPGASPQEVESTISAPLEKVVSNIKGVEHVYSTSMKGQAMVSVQFYVGQDIERSLVKLYNEIMKNMDKFPQGVTMPLVKTRAIDDVPALSLTLWSEKSSDYALTQLAEVVTTEIKKIPNVANVTILGGRSRQVKVVLDKDKMAENHVDFLSISQQIQGSNAQMTSGNLLKADTAFSVETGNFLSSADDVANLIVGSNGNQPVYLRQVAKVEDGAETPRQYVTFGYGAASKADQLKHKGEYPAVTLAIAKKKGADAMHLSEQILSKVDHLKKDLIPNDVTVTTTRNYGESASEKVSELLMHLFIAIIVVTLFVMLAMGWRGGLVVFLSVPVTFAMTLFAYYFLDYTLNRITLFALVFVTGIVVDDSIIIAENMHRHFKMKRLPFHQAAIFAINEVGNPTILATFTVIAAVLPMAFVSGLMGPYMSPMPIGASIAMLISLIIALTLTPYLGYIFLREKEKAGKEHKEHKMEDSKIYRLYYKTIVPLLENRKKRWTFMLVTVAILLGSLTLFYTKSVPVKMLPFDNKNEFQVVIDMPEGTTLERTAAITQEISEYIAKQPLVTNYQGYVGTSAPISFNGLVRHYDMRRGENVADIQVNLVDKKERKAQSHEIAKGMRPAIQAIAKKYNANVKVVEVPPGPPVMSTVVAEIYGPDYNEQMKIADQVKHIVANTEDVVDVDWMVEADQPELNFDVDKEKAMKMGIAPAQVVATVRGAMSGMPTGVLHRTNSFQPVNILLQLSDADKAGLNDLSNLKIINRQGMAVPVSDLITIKKDVSQKSIFRKDQKRVVYVVADMAGKLESPFYAMTKISDKLKEVKVPAGYKLNEEYSKQPELEDNYTLKWDGEWQITYEVFRDLGIAFLIVIIIIYMLIVGWFQNFMVPIVMLAAIPLSLIGIVIGHWIMGSFFSATSMIGFIALAGVMVRNSVLLIDFINIRLEEGISLKQSIIEAGAVRTTPILLTAGAVALGAVVILFDPIFQGLAISLMGGTFTSTLLTLIVVPLLYFKMMRKKYPESK
- a CDS encoding DUF2892 domain-containing protein; translated protein: MRERIIRAVAGIMMLLSVTLTLTVSPNWVWLGVFVGVNLLQSAFTRFCPLEWILKEMRIGE
- a CDS encoding sulfite exporter TauE/SafE family protein: MDSIYMIIPLGFLIGTVGTLIGAGGGFILVPILILLHPELSTETITAISMAVVACNALSGSVAYMSSKRVDYKAGFAFALATVPGSILGVFTTRLIPRTTFDILFGILLLGLALFLFLKGGMKMAVTKPASSHKGWVQQHLVDKWNESYDYAYDMFKGAFLSLFVGYFSPLLGIGGGIIHVPALVEWLRFPVHIATATSHFILAIMATVSVIVHIYNGTYNDPLILKMVIGLVVGVIPGAQLGAYLSRKIHGRMIIKALALSLIVVSIRILLSGMI
- a CDS encoding NifB/NifX family molybdenum-iron cluster-binding protein; protein product: MKVAIPTRGTVVDDHFGHCEKYTIYTIGADNHIESTETLPSPQGCGCKSNIAAELREKGVKVMLAGNMGEGAMKNLVLRQIEVIRGCKGEVDELIAAYLQGRINDSGVGCDHHHDHGADHVCSK
- a CDS encoding DUF134 domain-containing protein — encoded protein: MARTPQKRKITAPPTMEGFKPFGIPMSTLEPVILLFEEYEAIRLCDYDGLTQDQAAERMTVSRPTFTRIYEKARRTIAQAFVEGKAIFIEGGNYHTDEHWYRCESCKKLLIEQEETEQCGYCQSAELRKLNSNG
- a CDS encoding acyl-CoA thioesterase, with amino-acid sequence MKQRIESSETRQFKAIFPSTLNANETLFGGQAMQWMDEVAYITATRFTRQRMFTVNTENIRFLKTISPGSFVEVVGRVEKAGPVKLTVQVEIYMEEMYGEKREKAVEGAFVFAALDDENRPRRISYPIGITTH